Proteins encoded by one window of Deltaproteobacteria bacterium:
- a CDS encoding (Fe-S)-binding protein, whose translation METVAPYKEIIDVIKENGGDAFKRCFQCGLCDAVCPWNRVRSFSMRKIVREATFGLTEIENEEIWRCTTCGRCPQQCPRDVQQIKSGIALRRIANEYGVFPNSVKPVRTANASLIGEGNPLGEERKNRANWAEGLSVNPFTEGMDLLYFPGCYLSYDPRLKKVARATAQVLNKAGVDFGILGAKENCCGESIRKTGDEELFKRLARENIKTFIDHGVQKILVSSPHCYHTFKNEYPEFRANFEVIHISQYLFELIKAGKLDLNKEYGKKVAYHDPCYLGRHNGIFDEPREALKRVPGLELKELPESRMDSLCCGGGGGRIWMETQKGERFSELRLQQALDVGAEVLVTACPYCITMFEDSRLTLDITERLEIKDITEIIQAVI comes from the coding sequence GTGGAGACTGTAGCCCCCTATAAAGAGATCATAGATGTTATAAAAGAGAATGGTGGAGACGCCTTCAAAAGATGTTTTCAATGCGGACTATGTGATGCGGTTTGTCCCTGGAACAGGGTCAGGTCCTTCAGCATGCGCAAGATCGTCCGCGAAGCTACGTTCGGGTTGACGGAGATAGAAAATGAAGAAATCTGGCGTTGTACGACCTGCGGCCGATGCCCCCAACAGTGTCCCCGGGACGTCCAGCAGATAAAATCCGGGATAGCCTTACGACGGATAGCCAACGAATATGGGGTCTTTCCGAATTCGGTCAAACCCGTCCGCACCGCCAACGCCAGCCTGATCGGTGAAGGCAATCCTTTAGGGGAAGAGCGAAAAAACCGGGCCAATTGGGCGGAAGGTCTTTCGGTAAACCCGTTCACCGAGGGGATGGATCTTTTATATTTCCCCGGCTGCTACTTGAGCTATGACCCCCGTTTAAAAAAGGTCGCCAGGGCTACCGCTCAGGTCCTTAACAAGGCCGGTGTCGACTTCGGGATCCTGGGCGCCAAAGAGAACTGCTGCGGGGAAAGCATCCGCAAGACAGGGGACGAGGAATTATTCAAGCGTCTGGCCAGGGAAAACATCAAAACCTTCATCGATCATGGGGTGCAGAAAATCCTGGTTTCCTCCCCCCATTGCTACCATACCTTCAAAAACGAGTATCCGGAATTCAGGGCGAACTTCGAGGTGATTCATATCTCCCAATATTTATTCGAGCTGATTAAAGCGGGAAAGCTCGATCTTAATAAGGAGTATGGGAAGAAGGTGGCCTATCACGACCCCTGCTACCTGGGTCGACACAACGGCATATTTGACGAGCCCCGGGAGGCTTTAAAGAGGGTCCCCGGCTTAGAGCTGAAGGAGCTGCCCGAATCGCGGATGGACAGCCTCTGTTGCGGCGGGGGGGGCGGCCGGATCTGGATGGAGACTCAAAAGGGGGAACGATTTTCCGAACTCCGGTTGCAACAGGCTCTGGACGTCGGGGCTGAGGTGCTGGTGACGGCCTGTCCCTACTGCATTACCATGTTCGAGGACAGCCGGTTAACTCTGGATATTACCGAACGCCTCGAGATCAAAGACATTACGGAAATTATCCAGGCCGTGATTTAA